The stretch of DNA CCCGGCGAGGACCACCAGCGTGACAGCGAGGACCGTCGGGAGTCGTCGCATAGCCCGACATGGGGATGCCCACGCAAAAAGACCCCGGCGAGGGAACTAAGACGGCGACGGCCCATCGCCCGCCGTGTACGATCCAGACAGCACCGCGGTCGTCGTCGTCGACATGCAGCACGGGTTCTGTCACTCCGACGGGAGCCTGTTCGCGCCCGCCAGCGAGTCGGCGATCGAGCCCGTGACCGAGCTCGTCACCCGCGCTCGCGACGCCGGCGCGAGCGTCGTCTACACGAAGGACACCCACCCCGAGGAACAGTTCGACGGGAACCACTACTACGACGAGTTCGAGCGCTGGGGCGAACACGTCGTCGAAGGGACGTGGGACGCCGAACTCCACGACGACCTCGATGTGCGCGAGGACGACTACGTGGTCGAGAAACACACCTACGACGCGTTCTACCGGACGGGGCTGGAGGGCTACCTCGACACCCACGGCATCGACGACCTGCTCATCTGCGGCACGCTCGCGAACGTCTGCGTGCTTCACACCGCCGGCAGCGCCGGCCTGCGGGACTACAAGCCCGTGATCGTCGAGGACGCACTGGGGTACATCGAAGAGAGCCACAAGGAGTACACCGTCGAACACGCCGACTGGCTGTTCGGCGAAGTGACCGAACGCGACGACGTGGCGTTCGCGTAACGAACGCTGAGTCCTCGCCCGGGTTCTACCGGAACAGCCGGTAGGAGGGCTGCCCGGTCGCGACCAGCCGTTCCTCCCCTTCCTCGACGCCCCAGTCGACGTCATCGTCGCCGTGTTCCGGCACCGTACTGACCACGTCGACGCGGCTGACGCCGATCGTGGAGCCGGCCCGGACCACGTCCGCGGTCGCGTGCAGGTCGCCGGTCGCCCGCCGGAGGTAGTTCACGTTCAGGCTCACCGTCGCCACGTCGACCGCCAGCGGGTCCTCGGCGGCGAGTCTGAGCGCCAACCCGCCCGCGGTGTCGATCAGCGTCGCCGCGACGCCGCCGTGGATGGTGGGTTTCGACGCGAGGTTGGTGAGCTTCTCGTCGAACGGCACCGTGAGCCCGATCCGGCCGCGCTCGACGGTGTCGACCTCGGTTCCCAGCCACGAGAGGTAGCCGTGCTCCTCCTCGATCGCGTAGCGGAGGAACTCGGCGGCCTCGTCGCGCAGCGGCGGAACGTCGCTCATACTCCCGCTGGGGGCCCGCCCACCAAGTAGCCGCGGGGTTCGGGGCGATCGAAGAACACGGTCGGGCTGCGCGGGCGCCGGGCCTACCCCAGTCGGATCGACGACTCGGCCGGCTCGACGGCTACCCGCACCTCGTCGCCGACGGCGAAGCCGTGGCCCTCGTGGAAGACGATCTTCGCGCCGAAATCACCGAGCGACGCAAACAGCGAGAGCCCCGTCGCGCGCTCGGTTCGGTCCGCCCCACGGACCTCGACCGCCACGTCGCCCCACACCACGTCCGCACCGCCACCGTCCCGCGGCGTCGCCGCCCCGACCTCGGATCCGAGCACCGAGAGCGAGCCTTCGGGCCGGCCGTCCACGCCGTAGGCGCCGCCGCCGGAGTAGTGTGCGAGCCCGCCGTCGAGCGGCGTCCCGTCGTCGGCCGCGATCGTCGCCCAGCGCCCCGGCTCGGGGTGGGCCGGCGCGTCGAGCCTGACGAACGTCTGCCCGGTCTCGACGACCGTGCCGGTGCCGTCCCACGACGCGCCCGTGATCGGCACGTCGGGCACGACGGGGAGCGAGCCCGACGCCCGGTAGGGGTTCGCGTCGGCGGGGCGGAAGCCGAGGTGGAGGTGGTCGTCGACCCAGCGGCCGAAGAAGCCCGAGCGAACCGTCTCGCCCAGCGAGTCGCCGGCGTCGAGCCAGTCCCCGGCCGAGACCGCGGGATCGACGTGGAGAATCCGGGCGAACAGCTCTGAGCCACGGCCGCCGGCCCAGTCGTCGGCCACCTCCAGCACGATCAGGTGGTCGTGATCGACCGCGTACGGGCGATCCGGGCACGCGACCGTCCGCGTGTCGACTACCTCGCCGGACAGCGGCGCGGGCGCCGTGCCGTCGTCGGGGTAGAGGTCGACCGCGCAGCCGCGATCGTGGGCGGGGTAGGGTGAGTTGTAGCAGGAGAAGCGCGCGTAGCGGGCGAGCAGCGCGTCGGGAAGCGGGACGGGGGACCCACTCGCCGACTGGTCCGCGGGCATACCCGAGGGGTCGCGACGGCCACGCTTAGGTACGTCGGAGCCGGAGTTCCCCCATGCGCGTGATCCGCGGGCGGGCGGCGACACCCGACACCGATCGGGCGGCCACCCGGAAGCTGCTGGATGCGGTCGCCGACTCGGGGACGCCGGCCGTCCGGGCGTGGACCCCCCACCGCCAGCTGGCGTTCGGCCGGCGCGACGCGAACGAAACCGGGTACGAGGCCGCCCGGGCCGCCGCACGGGAACGCGGGTTCCCCCCGGTCGAGCGCTCCGTGGGCGGGCGGGCAGTCGCCTATACGGGCACGACCGTCGCGTTCGCCTCGCTCGAACCGGTCGAGGACAGCCGATCGGGACTGACCGATCGCTACGAGGCCGCCGTCGACACCGTCGTAGCGGCGCTCTCCTCGCTGGGCGTCGACGCCGAACGCGGCGAGCCGCCGGACTCGTTCTGCCCGGGCGACTACTCGGTACAGGCACCGTGTTCGACCGGAAACGGTGAGCGAGCCGGGAAACTAGCGGGGATCGCCCAGCGCGTGACCGCCGGTGCGGCGATGGTCTCAGGAGTGGTGACCGTCGCCGACCGCGAGGAGATCGCGGAGGTGCTCGATCCGGTGTACGACGCGCTCGGCGTGCCGTTCGACCCGAAATCCGTGGGGAGCGTCGCCGCTGCAGGCGGGCCGAACGACCCCGATCGCGTGGCTCGGGCGCTGGAGGATGCGATCGTCGACGGTCGACCGACCACGGTCGAACGGCTCGTCGACACCGATGCGGGCCGGGAAACTTAGGGCGGGGCCACACCCAGTGGACGTATGCGCATCACCGGCGCCGAACTCCCCGACGGCCGCGTCCGGGACGTTCGGACCGACGAGGGCCGCATCGCCGAGATCGAGGACTCCCTCCACTCGCTGCCCGACGAGGAGACCGTCGACGCCGACGGGCTGACGCTCCTCCCGGGCGCCATCGACGCCCACGTCCACTTCCGCCAGCCCGGCCACGGCCACAAGGAGACGTGGGCGAGGGGGAGTCGCTCGGCCGCGGCGGGCGGCGTCACCACCGTCGTCGATCAGCCCAACACCTCGCCGCCGACCGTCGACGGCGCGGCGTTCGACGAGAAGGCGGAGTTCGCCGAGAACGCGGCGGTCAACTACGGAATCAACGGTGGCGTGAACGACGAGTGGGTGCCCGAGACGCTGCTCGCAAGGCCGGTGTTCGCGCTGGGAGAGGTGTTTCTGGCGGACTCCACGGGCGAGATGGGGATCGACGAGGGTCTGTTCGAGGACGCGCTCGCTGCGGCTGCCGACGCCGGGATCCCCGTCACCGTCCACGCCGAGGACGCCGATCGGTTCGACGAGTCGGCCTTCGGCACCGACGCCGGCGGGACCGGACGGAACGCCGACGCCGACCTGTGGAGCCAGTACCGTACCGCCGAGGCCGAGATCGCGGCAGTCGAGGCCGCCTGCGAGGCCGCTGGCGAGGCGGGCGTCGAGATCCACGTCGCCCACACGTCGACGCCCGAGGCGGCCGACCACGCCGCCGAGGCGGGGATGACGACCGAGGTCTCCCCGCACCACCTGCTGCTCTCCCGCGACGACCTCGACGAACTGGGCACGTTCGGGCGGATGAACCCACCGCTCCGGAGCGAGGCCCGCCGCGAGGCGCTGTACGAACGGGTCGCCGACGGCACCGTCGACCTGATCGCGACCGACCACGCGCCGCACACGACCGAAGAGAAGGAGGCCGGCCTCTGGGACGCCCCCTCCGGCGTCCCGGGCGTCGAGACGATGCTCCCGCTGCTGCTCGCGGAGGTCCGCGACGGGGGGCTCACCCTCGAACGCGTCCGGGATCTCGTCGCCGCCAACCCCGCCGAACGGTTCGGGCTGGCCGAGAAGGGCCGGGTCGAAGTGGGGTACGACGCCGACCTGACACTGGTCGACCTCGACGATCCCGAGCCGATCCGGGCCGACGCACTCCACACGAAATGCGACTGGACCCCCTTCGAGGGCCGCGAGGCGGTGTTCCCCGAACTCACGATCGTCGACGGCGAAACCGTCTACGACGGCCGCGCCGGCGATCGGTTCACCGTGGGAGTCGGGACGAACGTTCGGACGTAGCGGACGCGGTGCGTGCTGACCGTCGGAACGTGATTCTCGCGTTCGAGGCTACCCGCCCGAGAGCGGCGGCGCCGTCCCGGCTGTGACGGTCTCGCAAGGCAAGCTTTACATGGAGGTTCAAGTAAATTAGAACGATGCCCGAATGCCAGAACTGCAGTTCGTTCGTCACGCGGCGGTACGTCCGGGTGTTCACTCCCGAGGGACAGGAGACGCCTCGGGTCTGTCCCTCCTGTGAGGACAAGATCAGGGACGGCAGCGACGTGCGCGCCGCGCGTTCGACGCGAGGGAACTAAGCGGTAGACGGGTCTTTTCGACGGTCGGACCGCGGTCGCGGGGAACGCCCCGCGGCAGTCGGTCGGCGAAAACGGGAAGCGCAGTCAGTAGCTCCGCTCTTTGGGCTCGTAGGTCTTGGCCTCGCCCTCCAGCATCGCCGGCTTGTACCAGAGGCCGGGGCTGCCGTCGTTCCAGGACAGCATCGTGTGCTTGAGCCACTCGTCGTCCTTGCGCTCCTGGTGCTCCTTGCGCCAGTGGGCGCCGCGGAACTCGTCGCGGGCCAGCGCGCCGACGGTGATCGCCTCGGCCACGTCGAGCAGGTTCCGCGTCTCGATCGTGTGGATCAGGTCGGTGTTGTACGTCCGTGAGGGGTCCTCGACGGTGACGTGCTGGTAGTCCTGCCGGGCCTCACGGATGTCCGCCAGCGCCTCTTTCAGCGCGCCCTCCTCGCGGAACACGTTCACGTTCTCGGTCATCGTCTCCTGGAGCTCCGAGCGGACCTCGGCGTGGTTGATCCCCTCCTCCTTCTCGAGCAGGTAGTGGACCCGGGTGCGCTCGGCCTGCACCGCCTGTTCGACGATGCCGTCGGCGTCCGCCGCGTCGACGCCGGGGTCGCTGTCGCCGGACGGCGACGTTGCGCCGCCGTCCGCGAGTGCGCCCTTCGCCGAGGAGGGGAGGTCGGCCTCGCCCAGCGGGACGGGCGAGACGTTCTCGCCCTCCTCGCTGTCCTCGTCCCAGCCGGTGGTGATCTTCGGCTCCTCGTCGACGGCGCCTGCCGCGTGCCGGCCCGCGCGGGCGCCGAACACCGCGAGTTCGGGCAGCGCGTTGCCGCCGAGGCGGTTGGCCCCGTGGACCGACGCACACGCACACTCGCCGACGGCGTACAGCCCGCCGACGCAGGTCGAGCCCCACTCGTCGGTCTCGATGCCGCCCATCGCGTAGTGCTGGCCGGGCTTGACGGGCATCGGCTCCTCCAGCCCGTCGACGCCCTCGAAGTCCTCCGCGAGGTGGAGGATGTTCTCCAGCCGGTCGAGGATGCGGTCCTCGCCGAGGTGGCGCATGTCGAGGTGGACGTACTCGTCCTCGATCCCGCGGCCGTTGTTGACCTCGTTGAGTTCGGCACGGGAGACCACGTCACGCGAGGCGAGCTCGCCGTCGTTGTTGGCGTAGCCGCCCTCGAACATGAACCGCTCGCCCTCGCTGTTGTAGAGGATCCCACCCTCGCCGCGGACCCCCTCGGAGATGAGCACACCCGTCGACGGCAGCGTCGTCGGGTGGAACTGGATCATCTCCATGTCCTCGATGGGGACGCCGGCGCGGTAGGCCATCGCGACGCCGTCGCCCGTGTTGGCGATGGCGTTAGTGGTGTGGTCGTACACCTGGCCGAGCCCGCCGGTCGCGAGGATCACGCCGTCGCGGGCGCGGAACCCCTCGATCTCGCCGCGCTTGATGTCGTAGGCGACGACGCCGTGACAGTCACGCTCCTCGGGTTCGTCCTCGTCGGACACCGCGAGCCGGGTGACGTACCACTCGTCGTACACCTCGATCCCGCGTTTGACCACCTGCTCGTACATCGTGTGGAGCATGTGGTGGCCGGTCTCGGCGCCGGCGTAGGTGGTGCGGGGGAACGAGAGGCCGCCGAACGGCCGCTGGGAGACCTGGCCGTCCTCGTCGCGGGAGAAGGCCATTCCCCAGTTCTCCAGCTGGATCGTCTCTTTCGGACTCTCGCGGGTCAGCGCCTCCACCGCGGGGGCGTCGCCGAGGTAGTCCGATCCCTTCATCGTGTCGTAGGCGTGGTCGCGCCAGTCGTCGCCCTCACGGAGCGCCGCGTTGATGCCGCCCTCCGCCGCGCCCGTGTGCGAACGGACGGGGTGGAGCTTGGTCACCATCGCCACGTCCGCGCCGTTCTCCTGTGCGGCGATCGCCGCACGGAGTCCGGCGCCGCCGGCACCGACCACGATGACGTCGTACTCTCTCATGTTACCAGAACTTCAGGTTCGATTTGACTGCCTCCCGCTTGAGCTCCTGAATGTGCTCGGTCAGCGGGATGTCTTTCGGACAGACGTTGGTACACGAGAACTGGGTCTGACAGCGCCAGACGCCGTTCTCCTGTTCGATCAGCTCCATGCGGTGCTCCTGCATCCCCTCGCCCTCCCGCTCGTCCATCGCGAAGCGGTAGGCCTTGTTGATCGCCGCCGGGCCGAGGTACTCGTTGTCGTCGGCTGCGATGTTGCAGGAGGACATGCAGGCGCCACACCAGATACACCGGGTGGACATCTTGATCTTCTCCCGGTTCTCCGGAGTCTGGTGCTGCTCTTCAAGTTCGTCCTCCGGCGTCTCGTCGGTCTGGAAGTACGGCTCCACGGCCTCCATCTGGTCGTAGAAGTGCTCCATGTCGACGACGAGGTCTTTCACCACGTCCTGGTGGGGGAGCGGTTCGACGCGGACCACGTCGCCGTCGAGATCCGCGATCTGGGTCTGACAGCCGAGGCGCTGGCGGCCGTTGATGAACAGCGCGTCGGAGCCACAGACCGCCTGCCGGCAGGAGTGCCGGAACGTGAGCGAGGAGTCGTACGTGTCCCGGGCCGCGATCAGCGCGTCGAGCACGGTCATCCCCTTCTCGAAGGGGATCTGGAACGTGTCGAAGCGCGGTTCGGCCTTCTCCTCGACCTCGGGGTCGTAGCGGAACACCTTCAGCGTGACCGCGTTCTCGCCCAGGTCGGGCGCCTCCTCGGCTTCGGCCAGCTCGCGCTCGGCGGCGCGGTTGGCCTTCTCCGCGCGGCGGCGCTCGCCGGGAGTCCGTTCCGGCTCGGGCTCCGGTTCGGGAGTCGATTCGGCCTCGTCGTCGGTTTCGGGTGGTTCGGTTTGCGTGCTCATAGTTAGAACAGGTTGGTCCAGACGAGCGCGGTTCGCAGCCCTTGGACGATCAGCACGAGGCTGGCGACCACCAGCACCGCCGTGATCGCGGTCTGCTTCCAGCCGTCAACGCCGTCGCGGTGGACGAGCGTGTTGTGAATCCCGTTGACGCCGTGGAACGTCGCCGTCAGCAGGAACAGCACCATCAGCGAGAAGTACGTCCACGTGCTCATCCGGGCGGACGTGCCGGCGAACGTCACGTCGGCGGCGTGGTTCACGAAGTGGAGGAGGAAGAAGTGGAACGCGAGCACGACGACGAGGAACGCCGCCGTGACCCGCTGGAGCAGCCACTTCGTCCCGGAGCGGTCGAACGAGGAGTAGTGTTCCGCCATCTCAGAACACCCCCGAGAGGAAGGTCGGGACGCTGGCGACGGTGATCGCGCCCGTGATCACCAGCGACGCGTAGAAGCTCTCCTCCTGTGCCTCCAGGCCCTTTCCGAGGTCGATGAACAGCAGCCGGACCCCGTTGAGGATGTGGAACACCGCCACCGCGAGCAGGCCCACCTCCAGCAGGCGCACGATGGCGAGGCTCTCGAGCCCGACGATGGTGTCGTTGTACATCCCCGGGTTCTGGAGCGCCGTCGAGAGCACGGCGATGTGTGTGAAGAGGTAGCCGACGAGGACCCAACCGGTGAACTTGTGAAACAGCCACGCCCACATGCCGGCGGTGAACGAGCGCCACCGCCCGAAGTCCTCGACAGTTCCCCGATCGTACGACTGACTCATGTAACAGGATCACTCGGTTCGCGGAGGGTATAGAACTTACCGTCTCGGTGACGCCAGCCGCCGAACGTATTCCCCGTCGGCTGTCGATATCTCCCCGACGCGTCGATTTAGAACGGCTCCGAGACGAACCCCAGCCCCATCACGACCGCCGAGAACACGGGCAGGTAGGTGTACCGCTCGACGCGTTTCTCGTGGCGTTCGTACCCCGCGATCACCGTCAGCGCGTACATCAGCTCCAGACAGCGGTGATCGTGGCGGGGTTCGATTTACTGCTTTCGCGACCGCGACAGTCGTTCGACCCACCGCTTCCGCGACAGCAACTCGATCGTTGACCACTTGCGACCGCACTGCCCCGCACAGCCCACAGACCTCCCCAGCCGACTCACTCGTTCGCTCCGCTCACTCGCTCATCCCTCGCGCTCGGTTCGCGCACGGAGGCGCGAACGCTTCGCGCCACCACAGTTGCGGTGCGGTGGCGGTGGACGCCTCGCGGCCGTCGACGAGAGCGAAGCTCTCGTCTGCCAATCAGAAATCTCCGATTTCTGATGACGCCGACCGTCGGCGGCCGCGGGGGGTGGGGACTCGGGGCTACGCCGTTCCCGGGAGCGAAGCTCTCGTCTGCCATCGAGGGACTCCGTCCCTCGGGCACCCGGAAGCCGTCGGCTTCCGGTGACAATCAGAAATCTCCGGTTTCTGATGACGGACCTCGTGTCCGGCGCGTTGCGGTCGCAAGGTGCCAACGGTCGAGTTACTGTCGCGGTTGCCGTAATCGACGATCGAACTGCCGTTGCTGTCGCGCTCTCACCAACCGAATGCCACTGCTACCGCCGCACCGATCCCGAGAAAGTCAACCACGAATCGGCGGCCACACCGTTCACGTCGCTCCGTGCCGAACGCCCACGCATGGACCTCACAGACCGCGTCGCCGTGGTCACCGGCGGCGCCAGCGGGATCGGCCGCGAGACAGCCATCTCGATGGCCGAGCGCGGCGCCGACGTGGTGATCGCCGACGTGCGCGAGGCGCCGCGGATCCCGGACTCGGCGGGCGGCGCCGAGGACCCGCGCCCGACACACGAGTACATCGACGACGAGACCGACCGCGAGGGCTACTTCGTCGAGTGCGACGTTCGCAAGCGAGAGGACATCCGTGTCGCCGTCGAAGCCGCCGAGAGCCTGGGCGGGATCGACGTGATGGTGAACAACGCCGGCGTGTTCCGAACCATCCCGTTCGCGGAGATCAGCGAGGAGGAGTACGACCGGATGATGGAGATCAACGCCAAGGGCGTGTTCTTCGGCACGCAGGTCGCCGCCGCGGCGATGGACGAGGGGGCGGTGGTCAACCTCGCCTCGATCGCGGCGCTGCACGGCACCGGGAACCATCCCGTCTACTCGGCGTCGAAGGCCGCGGTCCAGAACCTCACGAAGTCGATGGCCGACGCACTCGGGCCGGAGCTCCGGGTGAACTGCGTGCTCCCGGGCGTGATCGACACCGCGATGACCCGGGAGGACGTGCCGACCGTCGGGGGCCAGCGTGCCGAGCGCTACGAGGACGAGATCCCGCTGGCGCGCTTCGGCGACCCGGACGACGTGGCCGACGCGATCTGCTTTCTCGCGAGCGACGCCGCGAGCTACGTCTCCGGTGCAGGGCTGCCGGTCGACGGCGGACTGAGCGCGGTCTGACGGCCACCACGCCCAAACCGCTCGGCGGGCTATCCCCGGGCGATGAGCCTCCAGCAGGCGTTCCACGACCTCGTGACGCTCGAACTGGTGCTCGCGTGGCTCGCGGTCTCCCTCGCGTCGGTCGGGGTGCTCTGGATCGACCTCCGCCGGAACAACCAGACCCTCTCGTCGATGATGAAGCTCGTCTGGACGCTCACAGTGCTCTACTCTGCGGTGCTCGGGCTGGCCGTATACTGGTACAGCGGCCGAAGACAGATCCCCGAGGACAGCTTCCTGCGCCGCGGGATGC from Halolamina sediminis encodes:
- a CDS encoding DUF7563 family protein, whose amino-acid sequence is MPECQNCSSFVTRRYVRVFTPEGQETPRVCPSCEDKIRDGSDVRAARSTRGN
- the sdhC gene encoding succinate dehydrogenase, cytochrome b556 subunit; its protein translation is MSQSYDRGTVEDFGRWRSFTAGMWAWLFHKFTGWVLVGYLFTHIAVLSTALQNPGMYNDTIVGLESLAIVRLLEVGLLAVAVFHILNGVRLLFIDLGKGLEAQEESFYASLVITGAITVASVPTFLSGVF
- a CDS encoding cysteine hydrolase family protein encodes the protein MYDPDSTAVVVVDMQHGFCHSDGSLFAPASESAIEPVTELVTRARDAGASVVYTKDTHPEEQFDGNHYYDEFERWGEHVVEGTWDAELHDDLDVREDDYVVEKHTYDAFYRTGLEGYLDTHGIDDLLICGTLANVCVLHTAGSAGLRDYKPVIVEDALGYIEESHKEYTVEHADWLFGEVTERDDVAFA
- a CDS encoding FAD-binding protein — translated: MREYDVIVVGAGGAGLRAAIAAQENGADVAMVTKLHPVRSHTGAAEGGINAALREGDDWRDHAYDTMKGSDYLGDAPAVEALTRESPKETIQLENWGMAFSRDEDGQVSQRPFGGLSFPRTTYAGAETGHHMLHTMYEQVVKRGIEVYDEWYVTRLAVSDEDEPEERDCHGVVAYDIKRGEIEGFRARDGVILATGGLGQVYDHTTNAIANTGDGVAMAYRAGVPIEDMEMIQFHPTTLPSTGVLISEGVRGEGGILYNSEGERFMFEGGYANNDGELASRDVVSRAELNEVNNGRGIEDEYVHLDMRHLGEDRILDRLENILHLAEDFEGVDGLEEPMPVKPGQHYAMGGIETDEWGSTCVGGLYAVGECACASVHGANRLGGNALPELAVFGARAGRHAAGAVDEEPKITTGWDEDSEEGENVSPVPLGEADLPSSAKGALADGGATSPSGDSDPGVDAADADGIVEQAVQAERTRVHYLLEKEEGINHAEVRSELQETMTENVNVFREEGALKEALADIREARQDYQHVTVEDPSRTYNTDLIHTIETRNLLDVAEAITVGALARDEFRGAHWRKEHQERKDDEWLKHTMLSWNDGSPGLWYKPAMLEGEAKTYEPKERSY
- a CDS encoding lipoyl protein ligase domain-containing protein; its protein translation is MRVIRGRAATPDTDRAATRKLLDAVADSGTPAVRAWTPHRQLAFGRRDANETGYEAARAAARERGFPPVERSVGGRAVAYTGTTVAFASLEPVEDSRSGLTDRYEAAVDTVVAALSSLGVDAERGEPPDSFCPGDYSVQAPCSTGNGERAGKLAGIAQRVTAGAAMVSGVVTVADREEIAEVLDPVYDALGVPFDPKSVGSVAAAGGPNDPDRVARALEDAIVDGRPTTVERLVDTDAGRET
- a CDS encoding succinate dehydrogenase yields the protein MAEHYSSFDRSGTKWLLQRVTAAFLVVVLAFHFFLLHFVNHAADVTFAGTSARMSTWTYFSLMVLFLLTATFHGVNGIHNTLVHRDGVDGWKQTAITAVLVVASLVLIVQGLRTALVWTNLF
- a CDS encoding succinate dehydrogenase/fumarate reductase iron-sulfur subunit, with amino-acid sequence MSTQTEPPETDDEAESTPEPEPEPERTPGERRRAEKANRAAERELAEAEEAPDLGENAVTLKVFRYDPEVEEKAEPRFDTFQIPFEKGMTVLDALIAARDTYDSSLTFRHSCRQAVCGSDALFINGRQRLGCQTQIADLDGDVVRVEPLPHQDVVKDLVVDMEHFYDQMEAVEPYFQTDETPEDELEEQHQTPENREKIKMSTRCIWCGACMSSCNIAADDNEYLGPAAINKAYRFAMDEREGEGMQEHRMELIEQENGVWRCQTQFSCTNVCPKDIPLTEHIQELKREAVKSNLKFW
- a CDS encoding PaaI family thioesterase, which gives rise to MSDVPPLRDEAAEFLRYAIEEEHGYLSWLGTEVDTVERGRIGLTVPFDEKLTNLASKPTIHGGVAATLIDTAGGLALRLAAEDPLAVDVATVSLNVNYLRRATGDLHATADVVRAGSTIGVSRVDVVSTVPEHGDDDVDWGVEEGEERLVATGQPSYRLFR
- a CDS encoding SDR family NAD(P)-dependent oxidoreductase produces the protein MDLTDRVAVVTGGASGIGRETAISMAERGADVVIADVREAPRIPDSAGGAEDPRPTHEYIDDETDREGYFVECDVRKREDIRVAVEAAESLGGIDVMVNNAGVFRTIPFAEISEEEYDRMMEINAKGVFFGTQVAAAAMDEGAVVNLASIAALHGTGNHPVYSASKAAVQNLTKSMADALGPELRVNCVLPGVIDTAMTREDVPTVGGQRAERYEDEIPLARFGDPDDVADAICFLASDAASYVSGAGLPVDGGLSAV
- a CDS encoding dihydroorotase, whose product is MRITGAELPDGRVRDVRTDEGRIAEIEDSLHSLPDEETVDADGLTLLPGAIDAHVHFRQPGHGHKETWARGSRSAAAGGVTTVVDQPNTSPPTVDGAAFDEKAEFAENAAVNYGINGGVNDEWVPETLLARPVFALGEVFLADSTGEMGIDEGLFEDALAAAADAGIPVTVHAEDADRFDESAFGTDAGGTGRNADADLWSQYRTAEAEIAAVEAACEAAGEAGVEIHVAHTSTPEAADHAAEAGMTTEVSPHHLLLSRDDLDELGTFGRMNPPLRSEARREALYERVADGTVDLIATDHAPHTTEEKEAGLWDAPSGVPGVETMLPLLLAEVRDGGLTLERVRDLVAANPAERFGLAEKGRVEVGYDADLTLVDLDDPEPIRADALHTKCDWTPFEGREAVFPELTIVDGETVYDGRAGDRFTVGVGTNVRT